The region GCGCATGTAAAAAATCCACTACCTCGGCTGTCACGTCTTGGTAGTCCGGCGCCTGTTGCATGGTGCGGGGCAAACCCTGCATGTGCATCAAGCAAATGGCCGCACCGCTGTCGGCTGCCACTTGTAAGGCATTTGGCTCACGCAAGGCTCGAATATCGTTAATCAAGTCGGCGCCCGCGCTTACTGCCTCTTTCATCACCCTTGCTTTGCTGGTATCAATCGAAATCCAACAATCCAGCTCTTGGCGTAACAGTTCAATTACCGGGATCACTCGGTCTAATTCTGCTTGCTCGGCCACCGCATCCGCACCGGGGCGCGTAGATTCGCCACCAATATCAATCAAGGTAGCCCCATCCATCAGCATCTGTTTGGCGTGCTTAAGGGCTGCTTGTGGGTCAATAAAGCGCCCGCCGTCAGAAAAGGAGTCGGGGGTTAAATTTAAGATGCCCATGATCTGCGGGCAAGATAAGTCCAAGCTTTTACTAGTGCTCGATAGCAGCATAACCATTTTCTCAGTAAAGGGTCTCAATCAGTCTCAGCCAAGAGTTCCAATTAAGAACATCAATCAATGACCTTACCCCAAAGACACGGTAAATAAAAAAGCCCCGAACAGAGCATGTTCGGGGCTTAATTTAGCATAAAATTTTACTAACTGGTGAGATCACTCGGCTTATTCAGATCCGGTGCACGCGTCTTCGGCTCTGCAACCGATACTGACTCTTTATCATCAGTCTTGTCGGTAGCGGTAGGCCCTTGTGGCTTGTCATCAGATTCTTCTACCCAATCGGCGGGTGCACGTACTGCACGGCGCGCCATTAAGTCATCAATCTGCTTGGCATCAATCGTTTCATACTTCATCAAGCAGTCTTTCATTGCATGCAGTATGTCAATGTTATCCAGCAAGATTTTCTTAGCACGATCATAGTTACGATTAATCAGGTCTTTCACTTCAGAGTCAATCGCTTGCGCGGTTTCATCCGACATGTGCTTCACCTTAGCAGAAGAGCGGCCCATAAAGACTTCGCCTTCTTCTTCTGCGTACAGCAAAGGTCCCATTTTTTCTGACAAGCCCCACTGTGTCACCATCTTGTGGGCTAAATCGGTAGCCCGTTCGATGTCGTTAGATGCACCTGTGGTGACCATTTCAAAGCCGTATATAATCTCTTCCGCTAAACGGCCGCCATACAGGCTAGAAATCATCGACTCTAAATGTAGCTTGCTATAGCTGTATCTGTCTTGCTCAGGCAAATACATAGTCACACCCAGTGCGCGACCACGAGGAATGATGGAGACCTTGTACACAGGATCGTGCTCTGGTACTAAGCGACCGACGATGGCGTGACCCGCTTCATGATAGGCAGTCATGGCTTTTTCTTTCTCAGACATCACCATAGAACGGCGCTCGGCACCCATCATGATTTTGTCTTTGGCTTTTTCAAATTCATCCATGGACACCACACGGCGTGATGAACGCGCCGCAAACAAGGCGGCTTCGTTGACCAAGTTAGCCAAGTCGGCACCACTGAAGCCTGGCGTACCGCGTGCAATCACGCTGGCCTGCACATCATCACCTAACGGCACGCGACGCATATGCACTTTAAGTATTTGTTCACGACCACGCACATCAGGCAAGCCCACTACGACTTGACGGTCGAAACGACCAGGACGTAGTAAGGCGGGGTCTAATACGTCGGGGCGGTTAGTGGCCGCCACTACGATTACACCTTCATTACCTTCAAAGCCGTCCATCTCAACCAGCATCTGGTTCAGGGTTTGCTCACGTTCATCGTGACCACCGCCCATACCCGCGCCACGTTGACGGCCTACCGCATCTATTTCATCGATAAAGATGATACAAGGCGCAGATTTCTTCGCTTGCTCAAACATGTCGCGCACCCGAGATGCACCGACACCCACGAACATTTCCACGAAATCAGAACCGGAAATAGTAAAGAAAGGCACTTTGGCTTCACCGGCGATGGCTTTCGCCAGCAATGTTTTACCGGTACCGGGCGGGCCCACTAACAAAATACCGGTCGGAATACGCCCACCGAGCTTTTGGAAGTGGCTAGGATCACGTAAGTAATCCACGAGTTCCGCCACGTCTTCTTTGGCTTCATCACAGCCGGCTACATCGGCAAAGGTGGTCTTGATTTGGTCTTCACCCATCAAGCGCGCCTTGCTCTTACCAAAGCTCATGGCACCTTTACCGCCGCCACCACCTTGCATTTGGCGCATGAAGAATACCCAGACGCCGATCAACAGCAACATGGGGAACCAAGAGATGAAAATAGACGTCAGTAGGCTAGGTTCTTCAGGCTTTTCGCCTACCACACGGACATTATTATTTAACAAATCGTTCAGTAGCTGGGGATCTTGCGCGGGCAAAATAGTCGTGAATCTATCACCACTGCGCTTAACACCGTGCACGGTGCGTCCGTCCATGCGTACTTCGCGGATTTGTCCTTGAGATACTTCCTGCACAAAGGTGGTGTAGTCCGTTTGGCGTCCACTCGGCTCACTTGGGCTAAAGCTCTGGAATACCGACATTAACACCACGGCTATGACCAACCACAGGATCAAATTTTTTGCCATGTCACTCAAATTACTAACCTCACCGGCTGACTATTTATGTCTTTGACAGAATACTACAGTTTAAAACCTGTAGCCACAATGTACACTTCTCGCGAGCGGGGCCGCGACGAATCGGGTTTTCTTACTCTTACTGAACTAAAAGACCGTCTCACTTCTAATAAAAACTCATCAAAGCCGGCCCCTTGAAACACTTTCACCACAAAGCTTCCTTTCGGAGCCAATACTTGGCGACACATATCGAGCGCTAACTCGACCAAATACATCGACTTGGGCTGATCCACTTCTCGGGTGCCACTCATGTTCGGTGCCATATCAGAGAGTAAAACATCGACCTTATCTTGCCCTACTCGCTCGAGCAAGGCATTGAGTACGGCCTCTTCTCTAAAGTCGCCCTGCAAAAAACTGACACCGGCAATGGCGTCCATGGGTAATAAGTCACAAGCAATCACTTGTCCTTTGGCACCTACTTGCTCTGCGGAAAACTGACTCCAACCGCCGGGTGCTGCACCTAAGTCCACCACCGTCATGCCCGGTCTGAACAAGCGGTCACGACCTTGCAGTTCTTCTAATTTAAACACAGCCCGGGAGCGCAGACCTCTTTTATGTGCCTCTTGTACGTACTTATCACTGAAATGCTCTTGAAGCCAGCGCGTTGAGCTGCCCGAGCGTTTTTTGTTCGCCATTTTATTATCGCTCTGCTATTACCATTGAAGCTAAGATGGGGGTACAATAGCCCCCTTTCAACCTATTAACTGAAGCATTTTGCAATGACCCTGACTAATAAGCAAAAACAATACTTAAAAGGCTTGGCTCACAGCCTAAAGCCAGTGGTATTGCTTGGCCAACATGGCCTGACCGAAGGCGTGTTAGCCGAAATCGATCTGGCGTTGAACTTTCATGAACTAATTAAAGTGAAGGTAGCCTCTGAAGACCGCGACACCAAAGCCCTGATCATAGATGCCATCGTACGTGAAACCAAGGCTTTTAAAGTACAAAGTGTTGGCCATGTGTTGACGCTGTACCGTGCAAGTGAAGAGAAAAAGATCAGTTTACCTCGCGCCAAATAAGCCCACTGGCTAACCGTGCTTACTGATACAAGGGGCCGCATACTTAAAGCTGCCCCAGTATTTCGCCACATCGGTGTCTCTTACATAAGTGTCTTGTAAGACAGAAGTTCAACCCTGCTCCCAGTAACAGTACCATCCTCCCCTTACTTTACATTTATCGCCCGCTCACCATAAGCTCAAACACCCTTTTATTATTTATTAAGGTATTACGCTGTGCCGAGCCACCCTTATCTGTCAGAGGAAGAAATCGCGCTTTTGAGCGAATTATACCAAGCCGATGGTCCACAGGACTGCCTGACTCTGCCCTTGTTGCTGGATAAACAAGTTGCGCCCTTATTAGCGCAAGCCTCACGCTTAGAGCTAAAGCTGGTGGTGGGTGAGCTGATGTTTAGCTTCCCGGTTACCCTGTCACACTCCTTTGCTTACCCAGAGCAAGCCGAGCTCAGTGCACCCTCCATTACTTGTGAAATAGGTACCAATGACATAAGTGCGAGTAGCATCAGTCATGGCGGTCATCCACGCGCTTGGCGATTGCCAGCACCTGCGCATATCCAATTAAAGCGCGCTAATGGCAAACCTTTAGCCGCCGAAATACGGGACTTATCCATCAATGGTATGCGACTGTTATCTCGTCGTTCACTCTTTAGCCCAGAAAAGTCGACGCTTCAGCCCCGGGTGCAAACGCTGCTATTAGTAGTGGGGGAAGAGGAATTGCGCTGTGAGGTCACCTTAGTACGCGAGCGAAAAGGACCCGCCTTTTGGCTAACCGCGGTACAGTTTCAACTCAATGGTGCCGACCAGCGCACCCTGTCTGACTTCGTGTTTCAGGGTTTTTTAGCACAAAAAGAAAAAAAACAGGCGCCCTAGGGCGCCTATTTTTGATGCATGCTCATATTAGCGAATCTTATTCGCCAATATTAATACGCGCGATTACAGATATTGTACCTTGAGGATTTCGTACTCTACCTCACCGGCTGGGGTTTTCACCACGGCCACATCATCCACTTCCTTGCCGATTAAGGCGCGAGCTATGGGTGAATTGACTGAAATTCTGTTCGCTTTGATATCAGACTCATCATCACCGACGATTTGATAAGTGATCTCTCGCTCATCATCGACTTTAAATAAATCCACTGTGGTACCAAAAATAACCTTACCGCTATTGGGCAGTTTGGTTACATCGATGACCTGAGCGTTAGACAACTTGCCCTCAATTTCTTGAATGCGTCCTTCACAAAACCCTTGCTCTTCGCGCGCAGCGTGATATTCGGCGTTTTCTTTTAAATCGCCATGTTCACGAGCAGAAGCAATATCGGCAATGATCCTAGGGCGCAGCTCTGACTTGAGGTAATCCAGCTCTTCACGCAGTTTTTGTGCTCCACGCACTGTCATTGGAGTTTGTTTCATAATGAAAAACCAGTCCCTTTCAGACAATAAAGTAAGAACCCCTGCCGACAATCGACAGGGGACTCACGTTATCAGTTAATAGTTAGCTCATGGGTTTAAAGCGCACCCTAGAGTAGTACGGTCAGCTTATCGGGTCAAATCATCAAAAAATCGCTTCACGCCTTTTAGAAACCCTTCGGTCTTGGGTTGGTGTTTATTGGCAGCCACCCCCACGTAGGAGTCTTCTAATTGTTGTAATAAGGTTTTTTGCTCTTCGGTTAAGCTCACCGGTGTTTCAATATACACCTTACAGACTAAGTCGCCTATTTGGCCATTTCTGGCCGAACGCACGCCCTTACCTTTTAAGCGAAAGCTGCGACCGGTTTGGGTTTCAGCCGGAATTTTCAGCTTCACGCGTCCGTCTAGCGTCGGCACTTCCACTTCGCCACCTAAGGCGGAGGCAGTAAAACTAATGGGCACTTCGCAGTACAGATTATTGCCATCACGGACGAATATCTCATGATCGCGCACATGCATTTGCACATACAAATCGCCTGCCGGTGCACCTGACTCGCCGGCTTCACCTTCACCGGATAAGCGAATGCGATCGCCAGTATCGACGCCCGCCGGGATTTTCACCGACAAGGTCTTGGTCTTTTGGTAACGACCTTCCCCATGACACTTATGACATGGGTCTGTGATGATTTTGCCCTTACCACGACAATGCGGACAAGGCTGTTGTACGGTAAAGAAACCTTGGCGCATTTGTACTTGGCCATGACCATGACAAGTAGAGCAGGTATTAGCCTGAGTGCCTGCCTTAGCGCCACTGCCGTCGCACACATCACAACCGACGAGCGTTGGTACCTTGATCTCTTTGGTCACGCCCCGCACGGCTTCTTCTAGCGTCAGCTCCATGTTATAGCGTAAATCTGAACCACGGGCCGCACGCTGCTGACGGCGCTGACCGCCACCGAAGATATCACCGAACACATCACCAAATATATCGCCGAAGTCACCGCCGCCGTGACCATGGCCGCCCTGCTGGCCATTTACTGCATCATGACCAAACTGATCATAGGCCGCACGTTTTTGCGGATCGGTCAGTACTTCATTGGCCTCTGACGCTTCCTTAAACTTATCAATGGCGTCGGCGTCAGTTTTGTTGCGGTCGGGATGATATTTCATCGCCATCCGCTTATAGGCTTTTTTTATTTCGCGCTCGTCTGCGTCTTTGCTAACGCCGAGCACCTCATAATAATCTCGTTTTGACATAGGCTGAAACTTACCTGAGTCCTGTTAAAACAAAGGCGGGCGTTGGCATCCCAACGCCCGCACTATGCGCGCTACTACGCTGGGGTTAACTTACTTTTTATCGTCTTTAACTTCTTCAAACTCGGCATCAACCACATCGTCATCCGCCTTAGTGGCGCCATCTTCTGACTCACCGGTTTGAGAAGCATCGGCTTGTGCCTTCGCTTGAGCGACTTCTGCCAGCTTTTGCGAGGCTTCCAGCAGCGCTTGCTGCTTAGCTTCGATCTCAGCTTTATCTTCACCGCGCAGTGCCGTTTCCAGTTCGCTCAAAGCGGACTCGATGGCGCTCTTGTCGTCGGCGGCTAAAGCATCGCCCGCTTCTTCCAATTGCTTACGGGTAGCGTGTACCAGACCGTCAGCTTGGTTACGGGTGCTGACCAGCTCTGCAAATTTCTTATCTTCTTCGGCGTTAGCTTCAGCCGAGCGCACCATGGCATCGATTTCTTCTTCTGATAGACCAGAAGACGCTTGGATGGTAATTTTTTGCTCTTTATTGGTGTCTTTATCTTTCGCAGACACGTGCAAGATACCATCCGCATCGATGTCGAAGGTCACTTCAACTTGCGGTAAACCACGGGGTGCAGGGCGAATGCCTTCCAGATTAAACTGACCCAGAGACTTATTATCGCTTGAACGCTTACGCTCACCTTGCAGCACATGAATGGTCACAGCCGCTTGGTTGTCGTCGGCGGTAGAGAACACCTGCGACTTCTTAGTCGGGATAGTGGTGTTCTTTTCAATCACGGCCGTCATCACGCCGCCCATGGTTTCAATACCCAAAGACAGTGGCGTTACGTCAAGCAGCAATACGTCAGTCTTGTCGCCAGACAACACCGCACCTTGAATAGCAGCACCTACGGCCACCGCTTCATCAGGGTTCACGTCTTTACGTGGCTCTTGACCGAAGAAATCAGTTACCGCTTTTTGTACTAGTGGCATACGGGTCTGACCGCCCACCAAAATCACGTCATCGATATCAGTCACGGACAAGCCGGCATCTTTCAATGCAGTTTTAACTGGATCTAAAGACTTGGTAACCATGTCTTCAACCAGTGACTCTAACTTGGCGCGCGTCAGCTTAATGTTCAAGTGCTTAGGACCTGAAGCATCGGCGGTAATATAAGGCAAGTTAACGTCAGTTTGCTGTGCAGAAGACAGCTCGCACTTGGCTTTTTCTGCCGCTTCTTTCAAGCGTTGCAGTGCCAACATGTCATTCATCAAGTCAAAACCTTGCTCGCGCTTAAATTCAGCTACTAAATAGTTGATTAAGCGGTTATCAAAGTCTTCACCACCCAAGTGGGTGTCACCGTTGGTGGCTAATACTTCGAAGGTTTTCTCACCGTCCATCTCATCGATTTCAATGATGGAAATATCGAAAGTACCACCGCCCAAGTCGTACACGGCAACTTTGCGATCGCCCTTGGTCTTATTCACGCCATAGGCAAACGCGGCTGCCGTTGGCTCGTTGATGATGCGCTTAACATCTAGACCCGCAATACGGCCTGCATCTTTGGTAGCCTGACGCTGAGCGTCGTTAAAGTAAGCCGGTACCGTAATTACTGCTTCGGTTACCGCTTCGCCCAGATAATCTTCGGCGGTTTTCTTCATCTTTTTCAGCACTTCAGCAGATACCTGCGGCGGCGCCATTTTCTTGCCTTTGGCTTCTACCCAAGCATCACCGTTGTCGGCTTTCACTATTTTGAAGGGCATCAGCTTAATATCACGCTGTACTTCTTCATCTTCAAAACGACGGCCAATCAAACGCTTAATAGCAAATAACGTATTCTCGGGGTTAGTCACTGCTTGGCGCTTGGCCGGCTGACCGACTAACGTTTCGCCATCATCGGCATAGGCGATGATGGAAGGAGTAGTACGAGTGCCTTCGGCGTTTTCGATGACGCGCGGGTTATCCCCGTCCAAAATGGCGACGCAAGAGTTAGTGGTACCCAAATCTATGCCGATGATTCTACCCATAAAATCCTCTCTCAATATCTTGAATTAAACGTAAGCACTGTTGTTTTCGCTTTACAGTGTATATGTGGCTGCTTGGTGTGACTTTCAAGGCGCAGCTCACATTTATTAAATAAATCGTGCAATTAAGTCGATGTTTTAAGCTTTAGTGTCAATCGCTGGCCCTTTGGCCACCATCACCATGGCCGGGCGCAACACGCGACCGTTCAGCTCGTAGCCCTTCATCATGACCGCAACTACCGAGTTTGGTGGCACGTCCGCACTCTCGATCATGCTCATGGCTTCATGCTTATTGGGATCAAAGGGGGTGCCTTGAGGGTCAATCTGCAATACGCCATATTTTTCTATGGTGCTAAGCAAGGACTTCAACGTCAGCTCTACGCCTTCATTAATGGCATTCAAGGCTTCATTTTCTTTGTCAGTGTGCTCAAGCGCACGCTCTAAGCTGTCGATCACGGGCAATAAATCGCCGGCGAATTTTTCAAGTGCGAACTTTTGCGCCTTTTCTACATCTTGTGCCGCACGACGGCGCAGGTTTTCCATTTCCGCCAAGGCACGCAGCGCTTGGTCTTTTTCGCTTTGCGCACGCTCATTAGCGGCGGCGAGCTGCAGCTCTAAATCAGCCACATACATAGCATCGGGTTGGAGCAGCTCACCCTCTACGGAGGATGCTTCATTAATGTCTACCGTTAACGGCTCTTGCTCTACGTCCTGCTCTACTTCAGGCTGGTGTTTGTTATCGCTCATCTTGTCTCCCATCTAAATTTTCTGGCTTGCAGCTTATATGGGGGAGCCCATGGCATAATTCAAGAGAATATTTTTATCATTGCCCTTCATCAGTAGCACTAACGCAGCGGGTTATTTAGAATGAGGATTATGCGGCCCATTATTTAGCTGGCCACCTTGCTCATTTCATCCTTTATGCCAGGTCGATATTTATGGAAAGCGAATTTAATACCATAGCGCTGATTGGCAAACCCGATCACGAAGGCGCCAATCAAACGTTGGTAGCGCTGTATAAGTACATTGCCGGTTTAGGCTTAAATGTGGTGATCGAACGCCGCGTAGGCGAACAACTGGCCTTAGACGACGTAGAACTGCTAGAAATGGTCGAGCTGGGCGAGCGTGCCGACTTGGCCATAGTGGTGGGCGGAGACGGCAACATGTTGGGTGCGGCCCGAGTGCTGGCTCGATTTGACGTGGCCGTGGTGGGTGTGAACCGCGGAAACTTAGGCTTTTTAACGGATTTATCTCCCCACAGTTTTGAGCAACCGTTAGAGCGATTATTAGCCGGCGATTATCAAGCGGAGCAGCGTTTTTTACTGGAAACCCAAGTGCACCGTCACGGCCAACTCAAAGCTAGCAATACCGCCATGAATGAAGCTGTGCTCCATCCCGGTAAAATTGCGCACATGATAGAATTTGAGGTCTATATTAATGGCATATTTATGTACAGCCAGCGCGCCGATGGCATGATAGTGGCCACCCCCACCGGCTCAACCGCCTACTCGCTGTCTGCCGGTGGCCCCATCGTCACCCCCAACCTCAATGCCATCACACTGGTGCCGATGTTTCCCCATACCTTAAGTTGCCGACCGATAGTGATAGACGCCGACTCTCAGGTAAAGTTAGTGCTATCGCCAAACAACAAAACCAGCCAAATGCTGGTCAGTTGTGACGGCCATGTGTCACTGGCCGTACAACCTGGCGATGAAATTCATATCAATAAAAGCCCACATAAGCTCAAGCTCTTACACCCCCGTGGCCATAACTATTTTGAAGTGCTGCGCAGCAAGCTCGGTTGGGGTAGCAAACTCTTTTAATGTTGAATGTTGAATGTTGAATGTTGAAAAAATCATGGTGGAATGGCCAGGAATACTGAACCTGTTGCGGCCATTCTCTCCTCATCTATTTTTATGGATGATTTGCTTTTCGCTTTCACTAAAAACTTAGCACTCAACATTAAAAACCATCTTGCCACTGTACAAAACCACAGTATACTGTTTTTATACACAGTACACTTTGTGCAGGGGACTTATCATGTTGCTTCAGCTCACCATCAGTAATTTTGCGATTGTTTCTTTTCTTGAGCTGGACTTGCGTGCCGGTATGACCAGCATTACCGGTGAAACCGGTGCAGGTAAGTCCATCGCCATCGATGCACTGGCCTTAGCATTGGGTGAGCGCGGAGACTCAGACTCAGTAAGACCAGGTGCCGACAAAGCCGATATTAGCGCCCGTTTTCGTATTGATAAACTGCCCCGCGTGAAAGCTTGGCTCAATGAGCAAGAGCTGGATGAGCAAGATGAATGCATCTTGCGCCGCACTTTAACCCGTGAAGGCCGCTCGCGCGGCTACATTAACGGCATGCCGGTGCCCTTGGCGCAATTAAAAGCACTGGGCGCGTTATTGATCAATATTCATGGCCAACATGCCCACCACGCCTTACAAAAATCAGATTTTCAACGCGGCCTGCTCGATGCTTACGCGGGGCATCATCAGCTAATCCAAAAATCCAGCAAACATTATCAACTGTGGCGCCAACTCAGTAATGAGCGCAAGCAACTTAAATTGGAGCAAGCGCAGTGGCAAGCCCAGCGTCAGCTGCTTGAATATCAAGTGGCCGAGCTTGATGAATTAGCCTTAAACAAAGATGAATTTCCAGAATTAGAAGCCGAGCATGCGCGCTTGGCCAATGGTGCTGAGCTGCTAAGTGACTGTCAGCTAGCGCTGAATGTGTTGGCCGATGGTGAAGACAGTAACGCCCTACAGCAATTGCGCCACGGCCTAAAAGTAGTCACAGATTTATGCCAAATGGACGGCTTATTAGCCCCCGTTCAAGAAATGATCGAGAGCAGCCTTATCCAACTGGAAGAAGGTCATGCGGAATTAAGTCGCTATTTAGATCGTTTAGAGCTGGACCCTGAACGCCTATTTGAGGTGGAAGCGCGCATGACTAAAGTGATGGAGCTAGCCCGTAAACACCATGTGCAGCCCGTAGAGTTATCGCAGTTTCATCAGCAGATAAAAACCCAACTCACCGACATGGACAGCAATGACCATCGACTTGAAGAGCTAAACGAGGAAGTAGACTTAGCCAAAGCGCAGTTTTTACAAGCCGCCGAGCGACTCAGTCACAGCCGCCAACGCTACGCGCAATCGTTGAATAGCCAAATCACCCAAAGCTTACATCAACTGAGCATGGAGCACGGGCGCTTTGAAATTACCGTGACTGCGGATAATAGCGCGGGATTCTCGCCCTTGGGCATAGATAAAGTCGACTTTTTGGTGAGCACTAACCCTGGTCAGCCCATGAGCCCCTTGGCGAAAGTGGCCTCCGGCGGCGAGCTATCGCGCATCAGCTTGGCCATTCAGGTCATTACCGCGCAAAAAGTAGAAACCCCAACCCTTATTTTTGATGAAGTGGATGTGGGCGTCAGCGGACCAACAGCCGCCGTGGTGGGCAAGTTATTACGTCAACTTGGCGATTCGACTCAAGTACTGGTGATCACCCACCTGCCCCAAGTGGCGGGCAATGGCCATCAGCATTACTTTGTCAGTAAA is a window of Oceanisphaera sp. IT1-181 DNA encoding:
- the recN gene encoding DNA repair protein RecN, with translation MLLQLTISNFAIVSFLELDLRAGMTSITGETGAGKSIAIDALALALGERGDSDSVRPGADKADISARFRIDKLPRVKAWLNEQELDEQDECILRRTLTREGRSRGYINGMPVPLAQLKALGALLINIHGQHAHHALQKSDFQRGLLDAYAGHHQLIQKSSKHYQLWRQLSNERKQLKLEQAQWQAQRQLLEYQVAELDELALNKDEFPELEAEHARLANGAELLSDCQLALNVLADGEDSNALQQLRHGLKVVTDLCQMDGLLAPVQEMIESSLIQLEEGHAELSRYLDRLELDPERLFEVEARMTKVMELARKHHVQPVELSQFHQQIKTQLTDMDSNDHRLEELNEEVDLAKAQFLQAAERLSHSRQRYAQSLNSQITQSLHQLSMEHGRFEITVTADNSAGFSPLGIDKVDFLVSTNPGQPMSPLAKVASGGELSRISLAIQVITAQKVETPTLIFDEVDVGVSGPTAAVVGKLLRQLGDSTQVLVITHLPQVAGNGHQHYFVSKDSDKHETQTRMQELDTNSRLQELARLLGGDKITANTLANAQELLVS